The Listeria swaminathanii genome has a window encoding:
- a CDS encoding cation diffusion facilitator family transporter, protein MAHNHDHAHGHNHNHAHNANKKSLFISFILIATFMVVEVIGGIMTNSLALLSDAGHMLSDAVALGLSLAAFKFGEKAASSDKTYGYKRFEILAAFLNGLTLVGISLFIFYEAIGRFFDPPQVIGPGMMTISVIGLLINILVAWILMKGDTSENLNMRSAFLHVLGDLLGSVGAIIAALLIIFLGWNIADPIASVVVAALILVSGWRVLKDAIHILMEGKPSNVDTEKIKTFFQEQDGVNEVHDLHVWAITSDFNALTAHLTVSEDADRDKILVDIEHYLQENFSLEHSTIQLEGSHAHHHHCN, encoded by the coding sequence ATGGCACATAACCACGATCATGCACATGGACACAATCATAACCATGCGCATAATGCCAACAAAAAATCATTATTTATCAGTTTTATCCTGATTGCTACATTTATGGTAGTTGAAGTTATTGGTGGAATTATGACCAATAGTTTAGCGCTACTTTCTGATGCGGGGCATATGCTTTCTGATGCTGTCGCGCTAGGATTAAGTTTAGCAGCATTTAAATTTGGTGAAAAAGCAGCAAGTTCCGATAAAACATATGGCTATAAACGCTTTGAAATTTTAGCAGCATTTCTAAACGGGTTAACGCTCGTTGGGATTTCTCTTTTCATTTTCTACGAAGCAATTGGTCGTTTCTTTGATCCGCCGCAAGTAATTGGACCAGGAATGATGACTATTTCTGTTATCGGGCTACTTATTAATATTTTAGTTGCTTGGATTTTAATGAAAGGTGATACGAGCGAAAACTTAAATATGCGCAGTGCTTTCTTGCATGTGCTGGGAGATTTACTTGGTTCAGTTGGCGCGATTATTGCCGCTTTACTTATTATCTTCTTAGGTTGGAATATCGCTGACCCAATCGCTAGTGTTGTCGTTGCGGCGCTAATCTTAGTTAGTGGCTGGCGCGTCCTGAAAGATGCTATTCATATTTTGATGGAAGGGAAACCTTCGAACGTCGATACAGAAAAAATAAAAACTTTCTTCCAAGAGCAAGACGGAGTAAATGAAGTGCATGATTTACATGTGTGGGCGATTACTTCTGACTTTAACGCTCTGACAGCTCATTTGACCGTAAGTGAGGACGCGGACCGGGATAAAATTTTAGTAGATATTGAACATTATTTACAAGAAAATTTCTCTTTAGAACATAGTACAATTCAACTCGAAGGAAGTCATGCTCACCATCATCACTGCAATTAA
- a CDS encoding zinc-binding alcohol dehydrogenase family protein encodes MKAVGLTKASTDFIDLEIAQPKPESHDLLVKIKAISINPVDTKQREATKITGDEVRILGWDAVGEVVEIGSEVTLFKTGQEVYFAGDVTRPGAYAEFTLIDERLVGLKPRNLSLEEAAAMPLTTITAWEALFDRLGIVEEDEGKSILIINGAGGVGSIATQLAAHVGLEVIATASRPETIEWTEKFGAQHVLNHREKLTPQLKQLGFEQGVDFILCLHNTNAHWDDMQEAVRPQGKICSIVELAEPVKMSLLKDKSATFSYEFMFTRSKYDTVDKVKQHEILTEAAYMLDGGTLQTTLNKVLSPINAATIEEAHQIISSGKMIGKLVVKGFE; translated from the coding sequence ATGAAAGCAGTAGGATTAACGAAAGCATCAACCGATTTTATAGACCTAGAAATTGCACAACCGAAACCAGAAAGTCATGATTTATTAGTGAAAATCAAAGCAATTTCCATTAATCCAGTCGATACGAAGCAACGTGAAGCAACCAAAATCACAGGCGATGAAGTGCGGATTTTAGGTTGGGATGCAGTTGGTGAAGTAGTGGAGATTGGCTCAGAAGTGACGTTATTTAAAACTGGGCAAGAAGTTTATTTCGCTGGTGACGTCACAAGGCCCGGAGCGTATGCAGAATTCACTTTAATCGATGAAAGGTTAGTTGGTTTGAAACCGCGGAATTTAAGCTTAGAAGAGGCTGCTGCGATGCCACTGACAACTATTACAGCTTGGGAAGCACTTTTTGACCGTTTGGGGATTGTGGAAGAGGACGAAGGGAAATCGATTTTAATCATAAATGGGGCTGGGGGAGTTGGTTCGATTGCAACCCAATTAGCTGCACACGTTGGCCTTGAAGTCATTGCCACGGCATCACGTCCTGAAACGATAGAATGGACGGAAAAATTCGGCGCGCAACACGTCCTTAACCATCGCGAAAAATTAACGCCACAATTGAAGCAGCTTGGTTTTGAACAAGGTGTCGATTTCATTTTATGTTTGCATAACACAAATGCTCACTGGGACGATATGCAAGAAGCCGTTCGCCCTCAAGGGAAAATTTGCTCGATTGTGGAACTCGCGGAACCAGTGAAGATGTCACTTTTAAAAGATAAGAGTGCTACGTTTAGTTATGAATTTATGTTCACTCGCTCGAAATACGATACAGTAGATAAAGTGAAGCAACATGAAATTTTGACTGAGGCTGCTTATATGTTAGATGGGGGAACGTTGCAGACGACACTGAATAAGGTTTTATCTCCAATAAACGCGGCGACGATAGAAGAAGCTCACCAAATAATCTCGTCCGGAAAAATGATTGGAAAATTAGTAGTGAAAGGATTTGAATGA
- a CDS encoding dihydrofolate reductase family protein, which translates to MSEKQVALYIAVSLDGYIADENGSVEWLESIDSEGDAGYEAFFDNVDTVVMGRTTYQQIFSLTDTFPYSKKDVYVFSNTKAGTKDEYADFVAGTVDTWLNNIDGEKIWLVGGAQLVKQFLKERAIDRFVITIAPIILGKGIPLFEEDQTHALELEEVTHFGQFAQLTYKNLEEK; encoded by the coding sequence ATGAGTGAAAAGCAAGTTGCGCTATATATTGCAGTTAGCTTGGATGGCTACATTGCGGATGAAAATGGTAGTGTCGAATGGTTGGAATCAATTGATAGTGAAGGCGATGCAGGTTATGAAGCCTTTTTTGATAATGTGGATACGGTCGTAATGGGGCGCACCACTTATCAACAAATTTTCTCGCTCACTGACACATTCCCTTACAGCAAAAAAGATGTCTACGTTTTTTCTAACACGAAAGCGGGGACAAAAGACGAATACGCTGATTTTGTGGCCGGAACCGTAGACACATGGCTAAATAACATCGACGGCGAAAAAATTTGGCTTGTAGGCGGCGCACAATTAGTGAAGCAATTTTTAAAAGAAAGGGCGATTGATCGCTTTGTCATAACGATTGCGCCAATTATCTTAGGAAAAGGAATTCCGCTCTTTGAAGAAGACCAGACACATGCGTTAGAACTAGAAGAAGTAACTCATTTTGGCCAATTTGCACAGTTGACTTATAAAAACTTGGAGGAAAAGTGA